A DNA window from Anastrepha obliqua isolate idAnaObli1 chromosome 5, idAnaObli1_1.0, whole genome shotgun sequence contains the following coding sequences:
- the LOC129248864 gene encoding cyclin-dependent kinase inhibitor 1C-like, whose protein sequence is MFSASAGVVLNAPQMQRLVILCTCTIVPVPVPVPVPVPVPVPVPVPVPVPVPVPVPVPVPVAVPVPVTVPVPVPVPVPVPVPVPVPVSVPVPAQVPVPVNT, encoded by the coding sequence ATGTTTAGTGCCTCTGCGGGTGTGGTCCTCAatgccccgcagatgcaaagactggtcattctttgtacatgtacgatTGTACCAGTACCAGTACCAGTACCAGTACCAGTACCAGTGCCAGTACCAGTACCAGTACCAGTACCAGTACCAGTACCAGTACCAGTACCAGTACCAGTACCAGTAGCAGTACCAGTACCAGTAACAGTACCAGTACCAGTACCAGTACCAGTACCAGTACCAGTGCCAGTACCAGTACCAGTATCAGTACCAGTACCAGCACAAGTACCAGTACCAGTAAATACGTAA